The Alphaproteobacteria bacterium genome includes the window GAACAACGACGAAATGGTGCTTGATTAAACCGTCCGTCAAACCCGGGGTAGCTCACTGTGTCCCCAAGGTCCTTCCGCACGCCTTTGTATAATTCCGGCAGCACGTTCACCGCTGGCAGGAAGTGACCGACACGAAGCCTGCTTGATACGCCAAGGCCACTGCCGAACAGGTCAACGACGGGTGACTCATTTCTGGCCTTCTTGATTTCGAGGAGGTCTATATCGCCTGCCTGTTTTTCACTGGCGGCGTCTTGTCCGATGAGTTCGGTATAAGCCTTCGGTAGGGAGTAATGATGGCCTGCTGCTGCTGCCTCTTTCATGTCGTGCGTCACAACGGCGCGGCGCAGGAACCCGCGCAGGGTCGTGGCAGGCAGGTATCCGGTCTTCAGCGGCTTGCCGTCGTCATCGATCCCGCGCGACATAACCGGGAACCCGTCATAGTCAGCGGTGTCCGGCATGCTGATCGATAGCGGCCCAACGGTCGTGATCGTTCCATTGATGATAATGTCGCCCATTGTTCTCTCCTGAAGTGGCTATATGACCAGCATGCCAAAGCCGAAAGCCCTGGCCGTGGAGCCGATGCCGTTTGCAATGGCGTTGTCGAATCTGGCGCTGTCCATGACACGAAGGATGCCCACGAAGTCTGTCTGGTCGACGGTAAAAGAGCGTCCGGTCCCCTTGTCCACCTTGGCCTGCGACGCATGACAGTTGACCGTGAGCGGCTCGAAGCCATGCCTTGTTCCCTGTCTGCGTAACCAGTCGTGCCTGCTCCGCCAATCTGCGGTCGGGAAATATACATGCTTGCCCTTCAGCTTCTTTGATACGCAGGCGCGCAGTTCGAAGCCGATGACATCTCCGTCCTTGAAGGCGCGTGGCGCTGTGCCGGTATCGGTAATCGGCTTGTCCGTTCGCACAATGAGGCTGTCTCCCATATCGGCGAACAGCGGGCTTTGGCCATCAGTTAGCCCCTGAACCAGCCGATGCAACTCGTACCCTTTGAGGCTGGGCGGCTTCGGTATGACGTGATCAAGCAGCATTGTTTCGCCTCCGCTTGTCCAGGTTGCGCTGTACGACGCCAGCACTGGGTGGGCAGGGTTTTGTGTAGTCGAAGGTCTCGGTGCCCGCCGGGGAGCATATCCGCACGGCTCTCAGGTCGAGGGTCATGAACAGGCTGGCGATGGGGATGGGGGCCTTGTCGAACATGAGGAACATGCGTGGCGAACCGTCCCATGCATCAAGCTCGTCCCCGAATGCCTCGAAGCGGGTACGGTCATCATACTGGATTCCCGCCACCGCCAGCTTCTGCTGCATCACCGCTCCGGTCGGCCGGATGATCACCCACCCAGCCACAAGCCTGCCTGACTGGTCTTCCCCGTTCTTGTTCTTCTTCTGGAGCGGATGCGTCGATGACAGTGTTCGCCATGCATCCCTGTGCGGCACATTCGTCTGGGACGTGAGGAGTCGCCCGAAATTGTCATTGAAGAACTGGAAGGTATTCACTGGATAAATTCCGGGGCGTAACAGATGGCCCTGTTGTCCGGGTGCCAATAGGCGGGACGCCATGCCGCATCGACCCGGAGGGCATCCTTGTTGCCCTTGAACAGGTCCACAGGCGCGGGCCTCATGGGGTCGCCAAAGGGGCCGACAACACCGTCCAGGTCATCCTGCGCAACGTCCCAGCCAGCGACTTCCCCGAAGCCGCTGCCCCGGCGCTTGCCGATGAAATGGACGCCGGAGAGAAGGCGTTCAATGGCCGCTCCGTCGCCTTGCGCATACCATGTAATCTCCGGGGCATCGAAGGCTTGGTAGCTATTCATGACGGCCCCAAAGTCCCGCCTGCGTGTCAGGCCGATCTTCTTATGGACCCCTCCTGTCTTGTTCTTGAGGAGGAGGTCCGGGTCCAGTGTATGGGTCGCCCGCAGGTTGGCCACGAAGGAAACTTTCCGGGATTCAAGCGGCTCCAGCAAGGCTGCGCTCGCGTGGAACAGGCCTTTTGTACAGGCGACTGGAATGGTGCCATGCGCGATCTCGATATCGCCCGTCGCTTCGAAAATGAGCGAAGCCAGCAGCGCATCGAACGTGAGGTACCCGCCCCCCAGAACTATCGGTGCCTTCAATCGGGCGGTGATCTTCAGCTTTTCCATAAAGCGCGACCCTTGGATGTACTTCCTTCAGAAATACTATCCTCCACCTAACGAGCCCATCTGGCAACTTAATGGTGTTACAAAACCTTGTCGCAAGAGTCTGCCTGCGGCTCTGTGCTCGCACAGCGCAGGACTCTAACGCTATCATCGGCGGCGGTTACGTAGGGGAAGGTATCTAACTATACACGACCTAAAAATCACCGTGTAGAAAGAGAGGTGGTCACCATAATGGGGTAGGGTGTCGTTTGCCGGTACCGGTGCCCCCCGTCTGTCTTTCCCCGCGTCACGCATACCCCAGAAACTGGATGTGACCTGACCGGCACTGCGGCATCGGATGTTCGACCGCAGCGCGACGGCGGGGGACGTCGTTATGTGGGGCTGTGTGTGGACCTGTAATGTGTAATGAAAAATAAATATTATAAAACAATAGGTTATATTATATTACGGCAGACTCTCCCTCCGCCATTTTTCAATGGGTTATAGGCTGTTGCCGGGCGGACACATCACGAACCGCAACTGATCAAGGTTTGGCCGCCGTGACCGCCACCGAATCGATATCCCAATCGCCGGCCGCGTTCACAAACGAGATCCCGTCATGGCCGCCGGTGATCTCCGTATCGTGCGCCCTCAGCACCACGTTTCCGTCGATCGACACGGTCATTGTCCCATCGTCGCGGCGGGAAAACACCAGCTCGTGCCACTGTCCGTCATCGAGGGCCGGCGCGCGTGAGGTGGCCGCAAGGGTTTCGCTCCGCGAGCCTCTGCCTCTATCCGCCACGAGGAGGAGCGGCTGTGCCGATGAGCTATCGTACGCCAGTCGATAATCTTTCGTCTCGTTTCCCCTCGTGAACGGTCCCAGATGCATGCGAACCGATCCCGATGCGGTTTCCCGAAGCCGTAACCGTATCTCGAACGGATCGGTAAAGGTCGTCGCCTGAACGATGGCAGCAGACTCTGCGCCCGAAGAAGACGGTACGCCCAGCACCTCATCCAGGACACCCTTTAGCAAATTCCGCCCGATTTCCTCGCGCGTCTGGCTCGCTTCGATTTTTACCGAGCTGCGGAGGGCTCCATCGGCCACACGAAATTCTTTGGAGACCACCTGCCAGCGAGGGTTATCGGTATAGTTGCCGTCTTCGAAGTCGTCGCTGATTACAACTCTGACACTCTGGCCGGAGTCCGCAGCCGCCGCAGCGCCTTGAGAGGAGGCGATACCCAGACTTTCGAGAAGGGCAGCGGAAAGGTCGCTCGAGACAGGCAGATCGTTTTCCTGGCGATATCGGCTAATGGCAGATCGGGTCGACGGACCCATAACACCGTCGGCGGGGCCGACGCTGTAGCCGCGTCGATTCAAGGCTTGTTGTACCTTGCGGATGTTTTCCGGTGTCGCGACCGAGGTCGCTACTCCCTCGCTCAGTTGCGCTGCCAACTCTTCGGTAGCCTGGCCTGTAATCGCATCCCCGCGATCTCGCTGATAGGCGCGGATGGCGTCTCCTGTCTGGATGTCGAGTTCACCCGACACATTCCCCACTGTGTAACCGCGGACGCGCAGGCCATGCTGTATTTGCCGGATCGTGTTCGGGCCGACTTCGCCGCCGTCTGTGCGCGCTGCTGAACCCCGCTCCGCCCGGACGGAAGCGCGCACATGCTCCATCAGCGCGTCGGAGATCTCGCCGGTGACCAGGAGGCCGTGATCCTGTTGGTAGGACCGGATCGCGCTACGGGTCACCCGATCCAGTTCGCCGGTCGCCTCCACGTCGTAGTCGAGACGTTCGAGCCTCCGTTGAAGGCGCACGATTTGTCGCCGCTCGCGGTCGGCATCGGCGGAGGTCCTGTCGTCGCTCGAGCGGGCGCTGGCGCGGAGATGATCGAGTAACCCTTGACTGGGCTGGCCGGTCACCAACAAACCTTGCTGCCGCTGATAGGCCTCGATCGCGCGGCGGGTCCGGTTGCCCATCAATCCGTCAGACGGTCCTGCGTCGTATCCGGCCCCGTTGAGCTCTGCCTGAATCTCCGCGACGACCCTGTTGTAGGCGACGAGATGGAGTTGTCGGGCCAACGTGGCGCCGGGAAAGGGGACTACCTGAGCCTGCTCCAGTTTGGGAACAGGCGGAGAAAAAACGATCAGCGCTTCGGCGGGTAATGTCCAACTCGCCACACCGAGTACCGACATTGCGAACCAGGTACGGGGGGCCATAAAAACTCCTAAATGTGGAAGGTCGGTATGGCTTACAAACGTCCGACCGCGATTTGGGTTCCCCCGGGAGGAAACGAACATCTGCGCTGAAGGCGCTGAGACCAACAACCGGGCCGGTCCCCCAATAAGTCCCCCTATTTATCTGGCGACAAGTTCATAAATACGCTTTTTCCGGACAAGACGACTTCAGTTTGAATCCTTGCCGTTCAACGCACTGGCGACCTTCCTGGCAAGTTCGGCAATCGTATAGGGCTTCGCCAGCAAAACGACGCCCTGATCCAGCCGGCCCTGATGAACAATCGCGCTTTCGGCGTAGCCGCTCGTGAAAAGCACCGGCATCCCCGGCCGCAAGTCGTTGACTCGTTCCGCCAGTTCCTTGCCACTCATGCCGCCCGGCATGACCACATCCGTGAACAGCAGGTCGAACGGTTTGCCGCCCTCCAGAATCGCCAATGCCTCGGACCCGTTGCGCGCGGCCGTGACCGTATAACCCAGACGTTCCAGCTGGTTGAAAACATACTCACGCACAAGATCGTCGTCCTCCACCAGCAGAATCCGCGCTTCGCCCGGCACGCCGGGCGGTTCTTGAGCAGCGCCGTCCGGCTCCAGGGCTTTGTCCGTCGCGCGAGGCAGGTACAGCTTGACCGTCGTGCCGGAATTCACTTCCGAGTAGATCCGGACATGGCCGTTGGATTGCTTGATGAATCCAAACACCATGCTCAGGCCGAGCCCCGTACCCTGTCCCACCTCCTTTGTCGTAAAGAAAGGATCGAACGCCCTGGACAACGTTTCCTCGTCCATGCCGGAGCCGCTGTCGGTAACAGCGATCATCACGTAGTCGCCGGGCTGAACATCGACGTGCTGGCTTGCATATTTCTCGTCAAGGTGGGCGTTCCGCGTTTCCACCGTCAGATAACCGCCGCCAGGCATCGCATCGCGCGCGTTGACGCACAGGTTGACGATCGCGGACTCGAGTTGCGCCACGTCCACCAGCGCCGGCCACAGCCCTTCCGCGATATCGACGCTCAGGTCGATATCCTCGCCGAGCGTGCGTCTCAGCAATTCTTCAATTCCGGTAAACATTTCGGCAAGGTCGGACGGGCGCAGGTCGAGCGGCTGGCGACGCGCGAAGGACAGCAACCTGTTCGTCAGGTCGGCGCCCCGTTTCGCCGCGTGCATCATGACCGACGCCAGCTTGCGCGTCATCTCGTCGGCGTCGTCGCGCAGGAATAATACCTCGGCACTCCCGAGGATTACGGTCAACAGGTTGTTGAAATCGTGCGCGATGCCGCCCGACAGCTGACCGACCGCCTCAATCCGATGCGCTTCGCGCATCCGAACTTCCAGAAGCCGCTGTTCTGTGACATCGGTAAGCATGGCGCAGACCGCCCGTCCGGTACCCCAGTCGATCGGAAAGGCGCGGTTTTCAAGCTCGATCCCGGCGCCGTCCCGTCTCTTTCCCTTCACCGAATACAAACCCGGCGGAAGCGCGCCCGATATCCGGTCACCGTAATAGCCGGAAAGCCTCTCGCCTTCCTCGTCGGCGAATAGCTCGCGGATGTCCTGCAAGGCCAAAATCTCGTCCGCGTCCCGGTAGCCAAGGATCGCGGCAAGCTCGTCATTGGCGACCAGCGGCTTGAAGTCGCTGTGGACCAGAATGCCGACCTTGGCCTCGCGCACCAGCGTCTCCAGGCGGTCCTTCATACGCTCTGCATCGCGTTCCGCCGCGACAACCTCGGTGATGTCCACGTGCATGACGACAGCGCCGACGCCCTCGTCCAGCGGAACCGGCGAAATCAGGACCCTGAACCATCGCGTGCCGCCGGGCGGATGGCATGGATATTCCAGGGAAAACCGCTCCAGATTGCCGCCGACGACCCCGCGTATGGCGTCCGCGATCATCTCCGCCTCGGGTTCAGTTGCGGCATCGCACACGTCGAGATAGTTGACCTCGCTCCACGCCCTGGACGCCTGCATTCCGTTTTCCACCCCGAACTGTTGCCAGCCCTCGTTCACCAACAGAATGCGGCCTCTGGGATCCAGAACGCAGATACTTGCGGAAACGCCGTCCAGCACCGCCTTGCGCAGCCGGTATTCGCGGAGCCGCTCGAAATAGCTGGAGACCAGATATGCGACCGATTCGAGGAAGACGGTATCGCCGTCCTGAAACGCGCCGGGTTCCCTTGAATAGACGCCAAGCACGCCGCGCTTCCCGTCAAGCCTGAATGGGGCGACTACGCCGCTTCGCGCCTCGTCCCGGCCCAGGGCTACCGACGGTTTGAAACGCCGTTCGCCCGCGTAGTCGACCGTTACCAGCGGCTTCCCGGTATCCAGGCATTTGCCGGCATGGGTAAAGTCGCCATCGACCGTGCGTAGCGACACGTCGTCCGCGCCGGTCAAGCCGTGTTCGGCCAGCGTCTGGAACCGGTCATGTTCCGGCATGGCCTGGAGGATGTGACACAGGTCGGCATTCAGCGTTTCGCGGATGACTTGCGCCGCGTTCGCAAGGAACTCGTGCGGGAGATCGTTTTCCCTGGCGCATTCGTTCAGCACGGACACCGCGCGTTGCTGCATCGCCCGGCGCATGTGCCCCTGCCTCTCTTCGCGCAAACGGCCGAGCAGGAATTCCTCGCGGTTGAGAAATCGCTGCACGTAAAGCAGCGCGCCCGACAGAAACACCGTGAGAAGCAACAGACCCGCCGCATGATAATAAACCTGACGGTACAATGGGGCCAGGATCTCGCCCCTGTGGATCGCCACAGCGACGACCAGGCCGGATCGCTCGACACGGTGGTATCCCGTGATGCGGACCTCGCCGTCGCTTTGCGGCGGCGACACGTATGTGCCGTACGGGGCGTCTTTCAGATACCGCGTGAACAGGGGGCGGTCGGCGAATGTCATGCCGGCGGTATCGTTCGCCGGAAATCTCGCGATCACCGTTCCGCTCTCGTGCGCCAGCAGGATCGCGCCGCGCCGCCCGACGTCGAGCGCGCTGAATTGCGACGTGAAGTATCCCGGCCCGATCGTCGCCATGACGACCCCGGCAAACGAGCCGTCCGCCCCGGAAATGCGTCTGCTGAGAGGAACGACAACAAGGTTTTGGATGCGCCCCGTGATCGGGGGGCCGACAAACAGGCCAGTAGTCTGCAGATCGCGCTGCGTCTTGAAGTACGACCTGTCACTAAAATCGAGGTCCGTCGGCAAGTTGTCAAATGTCGATGCAAGCGGCCGCCCATCGCGTCCGAGGACGAGGATGTTCTGGACGGTACCGATCCGCTCGATGGTACTTGCGACCATCTCGCCGAACCCGGTATCGAGATCGCCGTCGTCCGCGAGATCCTGCTCGGCCTGCCGCGCCAGTTGCAGGAGCGCCAGGTCCGTGATCTCCAGGACGAAGCGGGTATTCTCCGCCATTGATCTCGCAATCGTGCCCGCCTCGCGGTGCGCGTGGTCGAGCAATTCTTCCCGCTCGTAATAAATTTCAAGCCCCGTTGCCGCGAAGCTGGCGATCAGCAAGCCCGCGACCAACGCCCTCGCGGCGCCACGCAATCGGCGGACGTTGACCGTGTTGCGTTCCCCGGCATCGAACGATTCGGGATGGTCGCTCATTGTTCCATCGTCCGCTCGGCAAGGATCTCCTCGAGGATACCGGGATCGTCCACGGTGCCGACGATCACGTACCTTTTACCGCCGTTCAGGACGATGAGCGTCGGTGTGACAAGCACCCCGTCATCGAAGGTGCGTGCCGGATGACGCAGCACATTGACGAACTCAAGAGCGGCGGTGTCCATGCCTAGCGCCTCGAGAACCTGCGTGACATTGGTCCACGCCCGCCAGGAGGAATGACTGCCTTCGGCGCCATAGAGCGACAGTCTTGTTGCCGTGCTTCGCGCTTGCATGTGTGCCACTTCCTCGAAATCCGCGGCCGCAGGTCAGCCGTTCTCCGTCACGCCCCGGGTATCGCCGCGCCGCGCCTGAAAGATCGCTTCTCTGGTTTCCCGCTCGTCGTCCCGTCGCCCGGATTCCGAGGCCTTGAGCTCGTCTATTTCAGCGCGGCGGCTTTCCAGCTGTTTCATGATGCGGTCGAGCTCGTTACTGAGGTGCATCTCGCTCTCCTCCAGGTCGCGGATACGGTGCGCGGTCTCCTGCCTGTATCGGGCTTCGAGCATTTCGTTTTCCTGCTCTTTTTCCATGCGGGCGGTCCCCATCAGGACCTCGCCGCCGCCGGTGTAGACGTCCGTCAGGCGCACCCCCGCATTCTCGACCACCAGTTCGCGGACCTGGTTCGAATGCGCCATGCCACGTGATTTGACGATGCTGAGGGCGCGGTTCCGCTCGCCGGCGCGGACCTGATACGACAACTGCACCCAAGTGTCTGCTATCGTCGAAACATGCGCGCTGGTTTGCTCCGGGCTGTCCCCATGACCTTCCAGGAGGGACGTCAGCAACAACGTGATGCCCCGCGATCTCGTGAAGTCGACGACGCGCGTCGCGGGATCGATCGCAAAGACCCTGCCCTTTGCTTTTTCAATGGCGGACACGGGATCGACCACCATGCAGTCCGGCTTGAACCTGTCGATCTCCTCTTCAAGCTCGATCAGGTATTCCTCGACGCTGTACTGCCCCGTTCTGAGCGAGCGAAACTGCAAGAGTCCACTGTCCACATGGCGTTGCAAATCCAGTCCCACCGAGTTGAGGTTACGGACGATCTGGGCGGCCGGCTCGTCGAAGGAAACGAACAGAACCTTTTCGTTCCGGCAGCATGCGGCGTTCGAGAACATCGCCGCCAATGTCGTTTTGGCGGTACCCGGCTCGCCCGCGATGAGGATACCGCTGCCGCGCATGTATCCGCCACCGAGCACGGCGTCGAGGCGCTCGACACCGGACGATACCGTGTCGGACGATACCGCGTTATCCATGTTCAGCGGCGCGCCTTGCATGACCGTCACGCCCCTGGTACCGATCACGAAAGGATAGACACCGCCGCGATGCGCCGTGCCGCGGTATTTGCTCACCTGCAGCGTGCGGACCGCTACCTGATCGACCAGATAATGCCGCAGATGAACGATGCAATCCGCCATATAGGGAAGGAACGCCATCAAACGGTGATCGGCCCCATTGCCGCCTTCCAGGCGATGCGCCGTCAGAATGCAGGCGAACCCGTGTTGTTTTACCCATTCCTTGAGACGGTAGAACTCCAGCCGCTCGAGCGCGTCGTTTTCCAGAAGACCGAGCAGCACCTCCAGCCCGTCGAAGACGATCCGCTTCGCGCCGGACTGCCGGGCGTGCTCGGCGACGATACTCAACAGCGCCTGCAGGTCGAAACTTCCGCTCCTGATCGTGTCGTCGTCGAGCCGCGCCGCCACGATCCTCAACCGGCCGCTTTCGTGTAGCCGGCCGATCTCCCAGTCGAACCCGGCCGCGTAGTTGAGAATCTCGTCCTCGGATTCCTCGAAGCTGATGAGAATACCGGGAGAATCGTATTTTTCGGCGCCGGCGACCAGAAACTGCGTGGAGAAAACCGATTTTCCCGCGCCGGGCTCGCCCTCGATCAGGCACACGCCGCCCGACGGCAGGCCACCGTTGGTGATTGCGTCGAAGCCAGCAATGCCTGATTCGAGTTTCATGAGGCAACCACCCGGACGGATAACAACACATGGATACCCTATCATTATCGACACAATTCTTTAACAACTGTTTTAATTCGTACAATGATTCCGAGGCGGCGGCGTCAGTCGTGATTTTCAAACCGGGACACTATTCGGCGTTACTTTCCTTGATGTTTGTCCCCAAAGCGACGATACAGGGGCCATCCCATTCATCCGCCAGTCCGACTGGCGGCCGCCCGAAGAGGTTTGCAAGTCGTATGAGCCTGCCGTGTGACGAATTCGATTATTGGCCGACCCGGACGATCTGTATCGCTCGGCCTGCCGCCGCCCCGAATGAGGTGGCATGACCGCCGGAGCCGTAAATGGCGAAAGCGGTGCGCCATCCGCGATTCCCGCTGTCTGCCCGGTCTGCCGCGCAGCCATGCCGCAACCGTTCCTGTCGGTTGACGGACGAGACTACAGGCGATGCAGCGTCTGCGAGGCTCGCTTTCTCGATACGCGCCAGCTTCCGACGCGCGAGCTGGAGCACGCCCACTACCGGCGTCACGAGAACCATCCGGACGATCCGCGTTACCGGCGTTTTCTCTCGAAGCTGGCCGCTCCGCTGCTCGCGCGATTGTCCGCGGGATC containing:
- the kaiC gene encoding circadian clock protein KaiC: MKLESGIAGFDAITNGGLPSGGVCLIEGEPGAGKSVFSTQFLVAGAEKYDSPGILISFEESEDEILNYAAGFDWEIGRLHESGRLRIVAARLDDDTIRSGSFDLQALLSIVAEHARQSGAKRIVFDGLEVLLGLLENDALERLEFYRLKEWVKQHGFACILTAHRLEGGNGADHRLMAFLPYMADCIVHLRHYLVDQVAVRTLQVSKYRGTAHRGGVYPFVIGTRGVTVMQGAPLNMDNAVSSDTVSSGVERLDAVLGGGYMRGSGILIAGEPGTAKTTLAAMFSNAACCRNEKVLFVSFDEPAAQIVRNLNSVGLDLQRHVDSGLLQFRSLRTGQYSVEEYLIELEEEIDRFKPDCMVVDPVSAIEKAKGRVFAIDPATRVVDFTRSRGITLLLTSLLEGHGDSPEQTSAHVSTIADTWVQLSYQVRAGERNRALSIVKSRGMAHSNQVRELVVENAGVRLTDVYTGGGEVLMGTARMEKEQENEMLEARYRQETAHRIRDLEESEMHLSNELDRIMKQLESRRAEIDELKASESGRRDDERETREAIFQARRGDTRGVTENG
- a CDS encoding ATP-binding protein, with amino-acid sequence MSDHPESFDAGERNTVNVRRLRGAARALVAGLLIASFAATGLEIYYEREELLDHAHREAGTIARSMAENTRFVLEITDLALLQLARQAEQDLADDGDLDTGFGEMVASTIERIGTVQNILVLGRDGRPLASTFDNLPTDLDFSDRSYFKTQRDLQTTGLFVGPPITGRIQNLVVVPLSRRISGADGSFAGVVMATIGPGYFTSQFSALDVGRRGAILLAHESGTVIARFPANDTAGMTFADRPLFTRYLKDAPYGTYVSPPQSDGEVRITGYHRVERSGLVVAVAIHRGEILAPLYRQVYYHAAGLLLLTVFLSGALLYVQRFLNREEFLLGRLREERQGHMRRAMQQRAVSVLNECARENDLPHEFLANAAQVIRETLNADLCHILQAMPEHDRFQTLAEHGLTGADDVSLRTVDGDFTHAGKCLDTGKPLVTVDYAGERRFKPSVALGRDEARSGVVAPFRLDGKRGVLGVYSREPGAFQDGDTVFLESVAYLVSSYFERLREYRLRKAVLDGVSASICVLDPRGRILLVNEGWQQFGVENGMQASRAWSEVNYLDVCDAATEPEAEMIADAIRGVVGGNLERFSLEYPCHPPGGTRWFRVLISPVPLDEGVGAVVMHVDITEVVAAERDAERMKDRLETLVREAKVGILVHSDFKPLVANDELAAILGYRDADEILALQDIRELFADEEGERLSGYYGDRISGALPPGLYSVKGKRRDGAGIELENRAFPIDWGTGRAVCAMLTDVTEQRLLEVRMREAHRIEAVGQLSGGIAHDFNNLLTVILGSAEVLFLRDDADEMTRKLASVMMHAAKRGADLTNRLLSFARRQPLDLRPSDLAEMFTGIEELLRRTLGEDIDLSVDIAEGLWPALVDVAQLESAIVNLCVNARDAMPGGGYLTVETRNAHLDEKYASQHVDVQPGDYVMIAVTDSGSGMDEETLSRAFDPFFTTKEVGQGTGLGLSMVFGFIKQSNGHVRIYSEVNSGTTVKLYLPRATDKALEPDGAAQEPPGVPGEARILLVEDDDLVREYVFNQLERLGYTVTAARNGSEALAILEGGKPFDLLFTDVVMPGGMSGKELAERVNDLRPGMPVLFTSGYAESAIVHQGRLDQGVVLLAKPYTIAELARKVASALNGKDSN
- a CDS encoding peptidoglycan-binding protein, whose protein sequence is MAPRTWFAMSVLGVASWTLPAEALIVFSPPVPKLEQAQVVPFPGATLARQLHLVAYNRVVAEIQAELNGAGYDAGPSDGLMGNRTRRAIEAYQRQQGLLVTGQPSQGLLDHLRASARSSDDRTSADADRERRQIVRLQRRLERLDYDVEATGELDRVTRSAIRSYQQDHGLLVTGEISDALMEHVRASVRAERGSAARTDGGEVGPNTIRQIQHGLRVRGYTVGNVSGELDIQTGDAIRAYQRDRGDAITGQATEELAAQLSEGVATSVATPENIRKVQQALNRRGYSVGPADGVMGPSTRSAISRYRQENDLPVSSDLSAALLESLGIASSQGAAAAADSGQSVRVVISDDFEDGNYTDNPRWQVVSKEFRVADGALRSSVKIEASQTREEIGRNLLKGVLDEVLGVPSSSGAESAAIVQATTFTDPFEIRLRLRETASGSVRMHLGPFTRGNETKDYRLAYDSSSAQPLLLVADRGRGSRSETLAATSRAPALDDGQWHELVFSRRDDGTMTVSIDGNVVLRAHDTEITGGHDGISFVNAAGDWDIDSVAVTAAKP
- a CDS encoding type I-E CRISPR-associated protein Cas6/Cse3/CasE; protein product: MLLDHVIPKPPSLKGYELHRLVQGLTDGQSPLFADMGDSLIVRTDKPITDTGTAPRAFKDGDVIGFELRACVSKKLKGKHVYFPTADWRSRHDWLRRQGTRHGFEPLTVNCHASQAKVDKGTGRSFTVDQTDFVGILRVMDSARFDNAIANGIGSTARAFGFGMLVI
- a CDS encoding circadian clock KaiB family protein, giving the protein MQARSTATRLSLYGAEGSHSSWRAWTNVTQVLEALGMDTAALEFVNVLRHPARTFDDGVLVTPTLIVLNGGKRYVIVGTVDDPGILEEILAERTMEQ